Proteins from a genomic interval of Drosophila gunungcola strain Sukarami chromosome X unlocalized genomic scaffold, Dgunungcola_SK_2 000023F, whole genome shotgun sequence:
- the LOC128260471 gene encoding probable serine/threonine-protein kinase cdc7 has product MDVEENYENAAEMQNLNMNLSLNPNSSPSSDNQQQQQQQQHQQQQMQCEPLFGLTTNTTTTTNPMMAIPLPLPPGMMPHSTPNISTNSNLIPNSNSNPNSNSNLSPSPSASANASASAIKGLPTNDFDIDSLLLQQFSCMGTTDHEDLISQFQSLMNNQMNRESARFYLEMSNWSLQTAVGCYLDFCSLQSLPSMKIVQGKHLNAQQQAFQLQNDGTERWPNNCYLTSPIQTQRINVPALRPGETCDILADLMPTQPPIMWRLCTPNGWYFGDAIWMIPPGTQASQDELQQRMVQLITSEAKPDVYPQINIVITAHTQ; this is encoded by the exons ATGGATGTGGAGGAGAACTACGAAAATGCCGCTGAGATGCAGAATTTGAATATGAATTTGAGTCTGAATCCGAATTCGTCTCCAAGTTCGGacaaccagcaacaacaacaacagcagcagcatcagcaacaacagatGCAATGTGAACCGTTATTCGGACTCACAACCaatacaacaacaaccacaaatCCCATGATGGCCATACCGCTGCCCTTGCCCCCCGGAATGATGCCCCATTCCACTCCGAATATCAGTACGAATTCGAATTTGATTCCGAACTCGAACTCGAATCCGAATTCCAATTCAAATCTAAGTCCCAGTCCATCCGCATCCGCAaacgcatccgcatccgccaTCAAGGGTCTGCCGACAAATGACTTCGACATAGATTCCCTGCTGTTGCAACAGTTCAGCTGCATGGGAACCACGGATCACGAGGAcctcatcagccagttccaGAGCCTCATGAACAACCAGATGAACCGGGAGTCGGCCAGGTTTTACCTGGAGATGAGCAACTG GAGCCTGCAGACGGCGGTGGGCTGCTACCTGGACTTCTGCAGCCTGCAGTCACTGCCCTCGATGAAGATCGTCCAGGGAAAGCACCTAAATGCCCAGCAGCAGGCGTTCCAGCTGCAGAACGACGGCACCGAGCGCTGGCCGAACAACTGCTATCTGACCTCGCCCATCCAGACGCAGCGCATCAACGTGCCCGCCCTGCGTCCTGGCGAAACTTGTGATATCCTGGCCGATCTGATGCCCACGCAACCGCCGATTATGTGGCGGCTGTGCACTCCGAATGGCTGGTACTTTGGCG ATGCCATTTGGATGATACCGCCGGGCACGCAGGCCAGCCAGGACGAACTGCAGCAGCGGATGGTGCAGCTGATCACGTCGGAGGCCAAACCGGATGTCTATCCGCAGATCAACATCGTGATAACCGCGCACACCCAATGA